From Apium graveolens cultivar Ventura chromosome 9, ASM990537v1, whole genome shotgun sequence, the proteins below share one genomic window:
- the LOC141686395 gene encoding uncharacterized protein LOC141686395, with protein MDEEFAMISLEEEEQGGITYADTDEGLSEIDIRWCLVGRFLTDSSINFQAMQHKMASLHKMASLWRPGKGMYVKKLEANRFLFQFYHELDIKWVCNWSPWTFRRFHLVFERLREGDNPLTKPINNLEVWVQLHDMGAGFMSQRVFTDVGNENNFVGVWREFLRVRVVIPLDRPLKRRMKLKKSESNWCWVNFKYESIPTFCFICGMVGYNDKLCAKLFDTPKDKIEKPFGTWMRAEPRCHMHTIGSKWLRSGPISQVRSTVEQGEDKMETGATVAEDNPIKSGIRLESNERDTAHSGGEKYGKPPNQNNIIQNPLPLNQEAISVTMDNDTETDQNELTITKPKRCRVDNIDGPEISESSDLEMDSSPKENVSVPKKRVFGGCCIAGPSLLMSTLSWNCQGDMNNIVSQEEKRGGAAYPQRLIDGFNKALEDAELKDLDLYCHPITWEKGRDTEAWIEIRLDRALIVKDNWEVDITHNFMQKIALCGESLEVWGKEITGCFNRRIMDCKERLQQLRSARDAQSSRMYKEAKQELFLILDQREIFWRQRSKQLWLQSGDKNMKYCHTSSNVRRRTNHIQKLKDIDGSLVDWQTNLQQLITRLKEVINDVVSETQSAFIPGRLISDNIMAAYEVMHYLKCKKVGKSGFMALKLDMSKAYDQIE; from the exons ATGGATGAAGAGTTTGCCATGATTTCTCTGGAAGAAGAAGAACAAGGCGGTATAACCTATGCCGACACTGATGAAGGATTAAGTGAGATCGACATAAGGTGGTGCCTCGTGGGTAGATTTCTGACTGATTCATCGATCAATTTTCAAGCCATGCAACACAAGATGGCTTCTCTACACAAGATGGCTTCTCTTTGGCGCCCTGGTAAAGGAATGTATGTAAAAAAGCTAGAGGCTAATCGCTTTCTTTTCCAGTTTTatcatgaactggatatcaaaTGGGTATGTAATTGGAGTCCTTGGACGTTCAGACGCTTCCATCTGGTATTTGAAAGGCTTAGAGAAGGGGACAACCCACTAACAAAACCAATCAATAACCTGGAAGTATGGGTACAACTGCATGATATGGGAGCAGGGTTCATGTCACAAAGGGTGTTCACTGATGTTGGAAACGAAAACAATTTTGTTGGAGTCTGGAGAGAATTTTTAAGAGTCAGGGTCGTGATTCCGCTAGACAGGCCTCTCAAAAGAAGAATGAAGTTGAAGAAGAGTGAGTCTAACTGGTGCTGGGTAAATTTCAAATATGAAAGCATCCCTACATTTTGTTTCATCTGTGGTATGGTTGGTTACAACGATAAATTATGTGCAAAATTGTTTGATACACCAAAAGATAAGATTGAGAAGCCATTTGGGACATGGATGAGAGCAGAGCCAAGATGCCATATGCATACTATAGGAAGTAAATGGTTGAGGTCGGGCCCCATATCTCAGGTGAGGAGCACGGTGGAGCAAGGTGAAGATAAGATGGAAACTGGTGCAACTGTGGCGGAGGACAATCCTATAAAATCAGGGATACGGTTAGAGAGCAATGAGAGGGATACAGCGCATTCTGGGGGAGAAAAATATGGGAAACCACCTAATCAGAATAACATTATCCAAAATCCGTTACCTCTAAATCAGGAAGCAATATCTGTTACAATGGATAATGATACGGAAACAGATCAAAATGAATTAACAATTACTAAACCAAAAAGATGCAGGGTTGACAACATAGATGGGCCAGAAATATCTGAGAGTTCGGACTTGGAGATGGATTCAAGCCCAAAAGAGAATGTTTCGGTTCCAAAAAAACGTGTTTTTGGCGGGTGCTGCATTGCAGGCCCGTCACTCCTTATGAGCACCTTAAGTTGGAACTGCCAGG GTGATATGAACAATATTGTTAGTCAGGAGGAGAAGAGAGGGGGTGCTGCTTACCCCCAACGTCTTATTGATGGTTTTAACAAAGCTCTTGAAGATGCAGAGCTGAAAGATCTTGATTTATATTGCCACCCAATTACATGGGAAAAAGGTCGTGATACTGAAGCATGGATCGAGATTAGACTTGATCGAGCACTG ATTGTTAAGGATAACTGGGAGGTTGACATTACTCATAATTTCATGCAAAAAATTGCTCTTTGTGGCGAAAGTTTAGAGGTCTGGGGAAAAGAAATTACTGGTTGTTTTAATCGCAGAATCATGGATTGTAAGGAGAGACTTCAACAGCTCCGAAGTGCACGTGATGCCCAGTCCTCGAGGATGTATAAAGAGGCAAAACAAGAGTTATTCTTGATTCTGGATCAGAGGGAAATTTTCTGGAGACAGAGGTCTAAACAACTATGGCTACAGTCAGGTGATAAAAACATGAAATATTGTCATACATCCAGTAATGTTAGACGCCGTACAAACCACATTCAaaaactcaaagatatcgacgGCAGTTTGGTGGATTGGCAGACTAATTTGCAACAGTTAATCACAAG